The following proteins are encoded in a genomic region of Arachis ipaensis cultivar K30076 chromosome B02, Araip1.1, whole genome shotgun sequence:
- the LOC107626691 gene encoding uncharacterized protein LOC107626691, whose product MVPQAKEYPREFWVYSSTSNPCLFVKHSSLSTIYLLAYVDDILVTGTAASEVNKLITDLNEVFTLKDLGEMSFFMGIEAERTVAGSLVLKQTKYVKDLLKKADMADARTMPTPIMSGLRLDASGAVFDRPTLYRSVVGGL is encoded by the coding sequence ATGGTTCCTCAAGCTAAAGAGTACCCTCGAGAGTTTTGGGTTTACAGTAGTACCTCTAACCCCTGCTTGTTTGTCAAGCACAGTTCCCTCTCCACTATCTATCTTTTGGCGTATGTCGATGATATTCTAGTGACCGGCACTGCTGCAAGTGAGGTAAACAAGCTTATTACTGATTTGAATGAGGTCTTTACGCTCAAGGACTTGGGAGAAATGAGCTTCTTTATGGGTATTGAGGCTGAAAGAACAGTTGCTGGTTCCTTAGTGCTGAAACAAACGAAGTATGTGAAGGACTTGCTCAAGAAGGCTGATATGGCTGATGCTCGTACTATGCCTACCCCTATAATGAGCGGTCTTCGGCTTGATGCTTCAGGAGCAGTGTTTGATAGGCCAACTCTGTATCGATCGGTGGTTGGTGGCTTGTAA